A part of Chryseobacterium arthrosphaerae genomic DNA contains:
- the paaD gene encoding 1,2-phenylacetyl-CoA epoxidase subunit PaaD, with amino-acid sequence MQNNILNLLKTIPDPEIPVIDIVELGIVRDAQITGENTCEVTITPTYSACPAMFTIEEDIIKMMKENGWDAKVVTKMFPIWTTDWLTDEAREKLRAYGITPPEKGADEHHIGKPKKCPRCGSEHTKQISRFGSTLCKASYQCLDCLEPFDYFKCH; translated from the coding sequence ATGCAAAACAATATTTTAAACTTATTAAAAACCATTCCCGATCCGGAAATCCCGGTGATTGATATCGTGGAGCTGGGAATCGTAAGAGATGCACAAATCACAGGTGAGAATACTTGTGAAGTAACGATTACGCCTACTTATTCTGCATGTCCTGCAATGTTTACCATTGAAGAGGATATTATCAAAATGATGAAAGAGAACGGATGGGATGCCAAAGTAGTCACCAAAATGTTCCCGATATGGACAACAGACTGGTTGACAGATGAAGCGAGAGAAAAACTCCGGGCCTATGGAATCACTCCCCCGGAAAAAGGAGCAGACGAACACCACATCGGGAAACCGAAAAAATGCCCGCGTTGCGGTTCTGAACATACCAAACAGATCAGCCGTTTCGGGTCTACACTTTGTAAGGCTTCTTACCAGTGTTTAGACTGCCTGGAGCCGTTCGATTATTTTAAATGTCATTAG
- a CDS encoding right-handed parallel beta-helix repeat-containing protein translates to MNTGEEVYYQKITGSNLPEDDVVIILRNGEYYKALLNENTINIEWYRCNKRYTNDEAMITQAIKTAAYLGATLRFDAREYIVNRQLAFENLNCFKLLGDKQHTLIKSDTTERFRSYYLKFVNCNNFIIDGIKIDQNKSHISQVYTEADYNIIGSDDTLRDFNGGIYITFIQDSYTGGTINIEIKNCSFLDLYTRGLQFYNCNTEGEIKITDNYFESEIQTQMYRMEHLTLSQSHNINFTIENNVFKNKVLREANGTPIPNSAQMPCGISASDCGLVGSLLVNNNYFELCGRDNTGHHRLFAIDFYDNVDNFIISNNIFKNTTWGAIRFDGTRMNAIITDNYIHQLITNDSGIINSATREIEGGVVKNFSICNNIIEGVVGNSYGILVQSQVNNTIVENVNISNNTFDYLKTAVLIVGSMNNINVSNNIATNMSGVAVDFKAHTSIHTYDSNGNIISSVHRIAVPLGKVMVNNNNFKSITTGEGFVGVQVDGLSILSQQNLDHYKNSTKRIVISDNLLYSNNEGYGVIVNSVPEIWPVPTSGGQTLPILGSSLDGKVTVSGNEINDVKYGLYLRAHKTIAKENILFNCSVQPLLEDYIDNIKFNNYYNNIPV, encoded by the coding sequence ATGAACACAGGAGAAGAAGTTTATTATCAGAAAATCACGGGAAGTAATTTGCCGGAAGATGACGTAGTTATCATTCTTAGAAATGGAGAGTATTATAAAGCTCTTTTAAACGAAAATACTATTAATATTGAATGGTATAGGTGTAATAAAAGATATACCAATGATGAGGCTATGATCACTCAGGCGATTAAAACTGCAGCATATTTAGGAGCAACGTTAAGATTTGATGCAAGAGAGTATATTGTAAACAGACAGCTTGCTTTTGAAAATCTCAATTGTTTTAAACTTTTGGGAGACAAACAGCATACTTTGATTAAGTCAGATACAACTGAGCGTTTCCGGTCTTATTATCTGAAATTTGTTAATTGTAATAACTTCATTATAGACGGAATTAAAATCGATCAGAATAAAAGCCATATTTCTCAGGTTTATACTGAAGCTGATTATAACATTATAGGGAGTGATGATACATTAAGAGACTTTAATGGAGGTATTTATATAACATTTATTCAGGATAGTTATACCGGAGGAACCATCAATATAGAAATTAAGAATTGTAGTTTTTTGGATCTGTATACGAGAGGATTGCAGTTCTATAATTGTAATACGGAGGGAGAAATAAAAATTACAGATAATTATTTTGAGAGTGAGATACAGACCCAAATGTATAGAATGGAACACCTGACGCTTTCTCAGTCCCATAATATAAACTTTACAATTGAAAATAACGTTTTCAAAAATAAAGTTCTAAGAGAAGCAAACGGTACTCCAATACCTAACTCGGCTCAAATGCCTTGTGGTATTTCTGCTTCCGATTGTGGACTGGTTGGTTCATTGTTGGTAAATAATAATTATTTTGAACTTTGTGGACGTGATAATACTGGTCACCATAGACTATTTGCAATAGATTTTTATGATAATGTAGATAATTTTATCATTTCAAATAATATTTTCAAAAATACAACATGGGGGGCAATACGTTTTGATGGCACTAGAATGAATGCGATTATTACGGATAATTATATCCATCAATTGATTACAAATGATAGTGGTATTATTAATTCAGCGACTAGAGAAATAGAGGGTGGTGTTGTCAAAAACTTCTCAATTTGTAATAATATTATTGAAGGAGTTGTTGGTAATAGTTATGGAATTCTTGTACAATCACAGGTCAATAACACAATAGTGGAGAATGTTAATATATCGAATAATACTTTTGATTATTTAAAAACAGCTGTACTGATTGTTGGAAGCATGAATAATATAAATGTTTCAAATAATATAGCTACTAATATGAGTGGAGTTGCTGTTGATTTTAAAGCTCATACTTCAATCCATACTTATGATTCTAATGGAAATATAATATCATCAGTACATCGCATTGCAGTACCTTTAGGAAAAGTGATGGTAAATAATAACAATTTTAAATCAATAACAACAGGTGAAGGGTTTGTTGGAGTTCAAGTAGATGGACTAAGTATACTTTCACAACAAAACTTAGATCATTATAAAAACTCGACAAAACGTATTGTAATTTCAGATAATCTATTGTATAGTAATAATGAAGGATATGGGGTTATCGTAAATTCAGTCCCTGAAATTTGGCCGGTCCCAACCTCAGGAGGACAGACTCTTCCAATCTTAGGAAGCTCATTAGATGGCAAAGTAACCGTTTCCGGGAATGAAATTAATGATGTTAAATATGGACTCTATTTAAGAGCTCATAAAACAATAGCAAAAGAAAATATTCTCTTTAACTGCAGTGTACAACCACTTCTGGAAGATTATATAGATAATATAAAGTTCAATAATTATTATAATAATATTCCAGTCTAA
- a CDS encoding Rossmann-fold NAD(P)-binding domain-containing protein, whose translation MTNCNKPTFPLICNDADFSELFHNTGEQIYYQKIDPVHASHVDGVVLLERNGNYYKAIYTENTINIEWYRCLYTNPLIDNDEAMITQAIKTAAYLGATLRFDAREYIVNRQLEFQNLSCFKLLGDGQRTWIKSSSKEKIEGAYFNFTDCDNFIIEGLKFDLNKSNLPVYNSVDNSTDKEYNGGIFITKSYNIKITNCHFFDLYNRAVHIYSCLKGNIIVSDNLFESGLQEQSYMMEHLVIAQCSWANVVVENNNFINAENHNPDHGVVAIYAFELGEFGSVLINNNNFEYCGRNHAGGHRLYAIDFYDYVDNFIISNNTFKNLTWGAIRFDGTRKNGIICDNIFHQLIADEDGMIMVASREEEKYNQTVFKNIRIHNNILDSENELSYGITVQGLSPFCAAENIDISNNTMYNLRYGITIHGDVSVVSISNNQAFNLIGIGIRVKGFKTGHGDVPLQPKKIEKIYINDNHLNGRQELSYNGFVGIQIDGLDVADKFMGRVLINNNFISGNTTGMGVVINIGKTLENVVTIANNTLEKLKTGFFIRTKQVFVKDNLIYNTSEPISDADVPGQTIYHENFNNNVMI comes from the coding sequence ATGACAAATTGTAACAAACCTACATTTCCTTTAATTTGTAATGATGCAGATTTTAGCGAGCTATTTCACAATACGGGAGAGCAGATCTATTATCAGAAAATTGATCCTGTGCATGCCAGCCATGTAGATGGAGTAGTTCTTCTTGAAAGAAACGGAAACTATTATAAAGCGATTTACACAGAAAACACCATCAATATTGAATGGTACAGATGTCTTTATACAAACCCGTTGATTGATAATGATGAAGCTATGATCACTCAGGCGATTAAAACTGCAGCATATTTAGGAGCAACGTTAAGATTTGATGCAAGAGAGTATATTGTAAACAGACAATTGGAATTTCAAAATCTTTCCTGCTTCAAGCTTTTGGGAGATGGACAGCGTACATGGATCAAATCAAGTAGTAAAGAAAAGATTGAAGGAGCTTATTTCAATTTTACGGACTGTGATAATTTTATTATAGAAGGTTTGAAGTTTGACCTGAATAAAAGTAATCTACCTGTTTATAATTCTGTAGATAATTCTACAGATAAAGAATATAATGGGGGAATATTCATTACTAAATCATACAATATAAAAATTACAAACTGTCACTTTTTTGATTTGTATAATCGTGCAGTACATATTTATTCTTGTCTTAAAGGGAATATTATTGTTAGTGATAATCTTTTTGAAAGCGGGCTCCAGGAACAATCTTACATGATGGAGCATTTGGTAATTGCGCAATGTAGCTGGGCAAATGTAGTTGTAGAAAATAATAATTTCATAAATGCTGAAAACCATAATCCTGATCATGGAGTGGTAGCTATTTATGCTTTTGAACTTGGTGAGTTTGGATCTGTGCTAATAAATAACAATAATTTTGAATATTGTGGAAGAAATCATGCGGGGGGGCACAGGCTTTATGCAATTGATTTCTATGATTATGTCGATAATTTTATTATTTCAAATAATACATTTAAAAACTTAACCTGGGGAGCTATTAGATTTGATGGAACCCGAAAAAATGGCATTATCTGTGATAATATTTTTCATCAATTGATCGCAGATGAGGACGGAATGATTATGGTAGCTTCAAGAGAAGAAGAAAAATATAATCAAACAGTGTTCAAAAATATCAGAATTCATAACAATATCCTGGACTCTGAAAATGAACTAAGCTACGGTATTACAGTACAAGGTCTTTCTCCTTTTTGTGCAGCAGAAAATATTGATATTTCAAATAATACAATGTACAATCTAAGATATGGAATTACAATTCATGGAGATGTAAGTGTTGTATCAATAAGTAATAATCAGGCTTTTAATCTTATAGGAATTGGTATTAGGGTAAAAGGATTTAAAACAGGACATGGAGATGTTCCTTTACAGCCTAAGAAAATAGAAAAAATTTATATTAATGATAACCATCTGAATGGGAGACAGGAACTTAGTTACAATGGATTTGTAGGAATCCAAATAGATGGATTAGATGTTGCAGATAAATTCATGGGTAGGGTACTCATTAATAATAACTTTATTTCGGGGAATACTACAGGAATGGGAGTAGTTATTAATATTGGTAAAACACTTGAAAACGTTGTTACTATTGCAAATAATACTCTTGAAAAACTGAAAACAGGTTTTTTCATACGAACAAAACAGGTGTTTGTTAAAGATAATTTGATTTATAATACCTCTGAACCTATTAGCGATGCAGATGTACCCGGCCAAACAATTTATCATGAAAATTTTAATAATAATGTAATGATTTAA